The nucleotide window gaacaccgagtttgtggaatactaatccaccagtttgcgtatgtccaaaagtcaggcgatataacatggacaaagcgcatcctgctagaactcccatgatcggtcgaagcttggatgcaaggaaagatccatttcgtccaaaggaagatgacgaagaggtgttgggagctgaaattccctatctaagtgcaataggtgcattattgtacctagcctaatgtactcgaccagacattgcactctcagtgaacttgttagctatatttagctcaacgccaacgcagcgtcattagaattgtatcaagaacattttccgatacctaaaaggaactaTTGACTTGGGAcggttctttccctacagagagacaagaggaaccgcagatggaactgcaatccctaaaagaaatattgatggcgaaagcgccactccctacactgaaatgccaaatgacgttttggttggttttgctgatattgggtacctctctgacccacataaagatcgtttccaaactggttatgtatttaccattaggagcacggcgatatcttggagatcaaccaagcaaacccttgaggctacctcctcgaaccacccagagatcattgctctacatgaggcggttcgtgagtgtatatcgttaagagctatcattacacatattcgagagactagtggtttgagttctaccactaaagagtctacttgcatttatgaagataatgcagcttgcatcaaacagatgaagctaggatatatcaagggtgataatacaaaacacatatcgccaaagttttttctacaatcagcaacaacaggctctcctcaaaattcaagtgaatcaagtaaggccTGAGGAGAATATGGCAGATTTGTTTACCAAAttattgcctaaggccatatttgagaaacatgtgaaaagcataggaatgcgaagactttccaagctcccctgattaatgtaagtatcagagggaggtgtagacgtcagggggagtctaacacacacatgtcatactcaaatgtagaaggtgcgttgtgctcttttccttcgaccaaggtgtatttttgtcccgcaaggtttttattgttacttggcaatgTTTTTAGTGAGataacaactcatgcaccatttcgtctttaacttggcacaagggggagtgttaaaggaaaaacatattgtgtgccttcgtcaaagtgattgacggagagggaatcaagcaattaccgattaacatcaatcagcatggattacggaccaattagtagttaatgtcatcattgtaattgttctttccattataattctctccctatataaaggggttatgaaatgaaatgagcagaccaattccaattgccattttactttaacatctATAATGAATTTCCCCTATTTTTATCCATGAGATAATCTATCTCTCACCAATCTATTGAAACAGCGCTGCACTTGATAAACACTGAAAATGTGAGTGCCATTATCGGACCTCAAAGTTTAGCAGAAGCGAAGCATGTGATAGAGCTGGGAAGAAGGAATCATGTTCCCATTCTTTCGTTTTCTGCCAGTAGTCCATCTCTTTCTCCATCCCATAGCTCATTTTTCATTCGTACGGCTTTTAGTGACTCTGCTCAAGTAGAAGCCATGGCTGCCATTGTCGGAGCTTATAGTTGGTTGGAAGTTGTTCTCATCTATGAAAACACGGAGTATGGAAATAGCTTAATTCCATATTTGGAAGACGCTTTCCAGAAAGTTGGAGCTCGAGTACCTCATAGAAGTGTCATTCCTCATCATTATAATGACAGAGAAATTTTAAAGGAGCTTAACCGCTTGAATTCAACTCGAGCAAGAATATTTTTGGTCCATATGACTGCTTCCCTCGGGTCCAAATTGTTTTTATTAGCAAGTAAGGCAGGGATGATGATCGAAGGGTATGGATGGATTGTTACTGAAGGGTTATCGACTTTATTAGATCCTGTGGGTTCAAGAACCATGAACTCAATGCAAGGTGTAGTGGGAGTAAGGCCATATATACCAATGTCAAAAGAGCTTGAAGACTTCGTGTTGCGAATGAAAATATTCAGGTTCAGAAAATCAAGGATTACTGGTGTAAACCTCTTTGGGTTGTGGGCATATGATACAGTTTGGGCATTAGCAATGGCAGTGGAGAAGGTTGGAATAGCAAGCAGAGTTGATCTTGCAAGTTTGGGAACTGGTGACAAGGGTCAAAATCTTCTTGAAGCTATCCTAGatttaaaatttgaaaacctcAGTGGGAATTTCCGGTTGGTTAAGGGACAGTTGGAAGCTTCAACCTTTGAGGTATTTAATGTGATTGGCGGAAAAGAAAGAATATTTGGATATTGGAACCAAAAGAAAGGACTTTCCCGAAAGCTGAATAGAGCAGCAGAGTTGGATAAAAGGAAGACACTCGAGAAACCAATCTGGCCAAGGTACACTACAGACATCCCTCCGAAATTGAGGATTGGAGTTCCCATGGAACAGGGTTTTAATGAATTCCTAAAATTCGAAAACAACCACCATATATCAGGATTCTCTGCTGATATATTCTTTGCTGCAGTAAAGCAACTGCCATTTTCCCTTTCATATGAGTTTTCTGCCTTCGTGGGGACTTATGATGATCTTCTTTATCAAATTCATCTCCAGGAAagttttaattacaaactatTGAGTTCATTAAATATATTGCTGATGTCTGTCTACCACTCATACTCCTTTATTTTTTGGTTAATGTCTCTTATTATGTTTTTCGTGAATTGAAATGCAGAAATATGACGCTGTGGTGGGAGACACAACAATTGTAGCTAATCGCTCATTATATGTAGATTTTATGTTGCCTTATACTGAATCAGGAGTTTCCATGATGGTTTTGACAGAAGATAGTGAGAGGAATAGTCTTTGGATTTTCTTGAAGCCACTAAGCTTGGATCTTTGGTTGACAACCGGCGTAGCCTTCATATTTACAGGTTTTGTAATATGGCTTCTTGAGCACCGGGAAAACACCGAGTTCAGAGGTCCTCCACAGCAACAACTTGGAATGATATTCTGGTTCTCCTTTTCAACCCTCGTCTTTGCACACAGTAAACTAAACATGATATGTATAGTAATGTTCAATGTTTCCTTTGTTTTAGTTTATTAATATGCCTTCTTACATAACAGGCCTTCCCAATAGGGTCCCCGCTGGTATCCTACATGTCGAGGGCAATCTTGAacatgactcaagacaaaaatCAGATGGATAGAATTCAGTTGACTTACTTTGATTACTTTGATAACAAACCTACCTGTGAGGATCAAAGTGCCAAAATTTCTTCAGAGGGTCCAAGTCTTCGTGTCTCCAGCTTCGGAGGCCTCTTCATCATCGCAGGTGTGGCCTCCATGGTTGCTCTTTTGATGTGCATGTATCACTTCCTTTGCTCTCATTGGCCAGCTTTGCGAACCATTAGTTCTTCTGACAGCACATTTTGGGAGAAATTGGTTGAAGTGGCAAAGCATTTTGACAAGAAAGATCTCAATTCACATCGATCAGTTTAAGCGAAGAGAATCAAGTGTACATGCTTTAGACACTCCTGGTGAAGGTCTAGCAGCTGCACCGGGTGCTAATGATATGCAAAACAACTCAGCAGGAACTCACATAACAGTGTAGAACAATCTTGGACATGAATGAAAATTAAAATCTTTCATCAGGGCATACGGATTCATCTATGCCTGTACTGGACTCATCATAAGCTAtatcattcatttatgttgttgTTGAAGTAAGAGGGAATTGCGtgttgtattattgataataggagccttttatatagggagttacagaGTACATGAAATgtaatagaatctgaacataactaggaaatctagaaccttctcctgtTACAACTCTAAGACTAAAACCTTAgattgaagaggcacacatgatgtcgacttccttcaacactcccccttgtgccgctcaaacttagtgatgacgctttgatcgttgtctagttaaaaaccttgccaagtaacaaaaaccttgtgggacaaaaataaccctggtcgaaggacaaaaagagcacaacacgtccttcactcttcgagatcgatcaTGTAGACATCATTCCTCCACCTGATATCGACATCTCCCCTTAATTgttacaattatgggagttcggataattttctcaatccgagacttcttcacatgtttctcgaatgtggatttaggtaactacttagtgaataagtccgctacattatcctcttattagatttgattcacttcaatctttagaagtgattaatgttattgctgattgtaaaagaacttaggcgatatatgcttggtgttgtcgcccttgatgaaacctaatttcatttgctcaatacaagctgcattatcttcataaatgcatgtaggttcatctatggtagacttccaaccacaagttcctcgaatatgtctaattacagaccttagccatatgcattctcgcacggtttcatgtagagcaataatctctgcatgatttgaggaaataGCAGCAAGgttctgctttgtagacctccaaaatATAGTAGTGCTTcctatggtaaagacataacctgtttgggagagacctttgtgagggtcagagagataccctgtatcagcaaaacccatcaagacatcgttgtcattttgatggaggggaggaggaggaggacgttGGCCACCATCGATAGCGGCACCGGCGTCAACatcacggaaggtggcatttttccttgtggggtccgatcccatacttccattatttcttttctctctgtagggataaaacaagcccatatctatcgtacattttaagtaacgaaagattgtcattataccagtccaatggcgttgcattacgcggggctatatctagccaacaagtttaTAACAATTGAGGTGTCCAGTTTTCTATTgtactaagtacaataatgcgcctattgcatataagtaagcacttctgctattaacacgtcttcgtcatcatccctgggacgaaacggatcccttttagggccaagactacggacgaccatgggagtgcatctttgactttatcaaaatgcctaagcatctattgacacggtatacaagttctaaatctagataaaaccgtgttctcccaatgtccttcatctcaaactcggatttcaggtgttcagcggttttccttaattcacaagggttccaattatgtttatcaacataaaccgcgacaattgcaaatccggaacttgtcatcgaaacgcatgggcatagttcatcatatcccttcccaatcaagtagtcactttagtgagcgtttcaacctcgttgcaaacgcgctccgtcgtctagagtcacttgacttgggtaaatgaaattcacaagaaccttcattatattctgtatctagatccccatagagatacgtagtgaccacattcgtaagctgcatgttcagttatttggaaactaccaaactgacaagatagtggagtgcaatgacatccattacgagagaatatgtcttctcgtagtcgattctagggtgttttgtgagaagccttgcgtcataaggtgagattatcatctctttttctcatcacgctatctaatgaagacctattaatgtcaataggttttatgttaggaggtgttggcatctcaagcccgaaatccttcctcttcgttagtgaatccaattcaacctggatcacatctttccatttaggctaattttctctatgttggcattcttcaacggagtaaggttcgatgccATTGGTCTCagtaattccacgtcctcatgtacactagtgtagttcgtagagatctctatattcttaggaattggttctaacattgaggcgtcccccaacgatgtctcttggacataaccacaatccagaatattctcatgagactgattttgagtatcaatgatcaatggatcaagttgtgccaaactcgctctcttcctagggcgagaatccatcaaacctatgggtctcctacgctctctagcggaacccatggcctatgatgcCATTATGCCACATTGTGGCATCACTATACcgccatccatggtggtggtgtCGTGCCCATCTCTTctgggtggcgccatgtcctcttgtggggacatcaatccttgcagacatgtttgcagcaggtatatgtgatctcgtcacttttaggggattaagatgagacatagtggggacagaccacaacaattcttttcgtttctgttgaacattgacgttctaatctccccctaacgacgagaagactgtctcatcaaagtgacaattcgcaaatccagtgaaaaagagatcgcctgtcaagggttctacatagcaaacttatagttggagacttatgtccaacacaaatatatatatatatatatatatatatatatatatatgcattcattgcaatgactcatgttgatgcgctgtggctgcgcaattggcacataaaccgcacattcaaatatgcacaagtacgagatattagaatcgaacccagtcactagctgtaacgtaaataaaagttgagtggctgctatgagtcgtagacgaattagcatagctgcatgcgatattgcataactcaagcagaaatattggtgcgcattaccaaagtccgggctaccatcatagtcttttaatggtagcttttccgcgagaccaattgggtgtgtacatgagaatatgatacttaatatcaatacccaatgatatgcaatagtcatcgaaaatttttgatataaactctctagcattatcaagtcaaattgactgaatgggatgatctgggtagtgagctcgtagccatatgttctgggctaggagttcatcataagcagcattacgagtggatgataGCGCGATACGTGACCAGCGTTTCCGCAcattaaccaacaccataaaacatctaagtattccgcaagttggttgaatcgatccacaaaatccccttggattctatgtaagaatggaattagtgtcctttgcataagatgatcttgatcctaaaaaaaataggctttacagaatgaaagtttggccttataatcaaccaatgaaggttttggttgagccagaatgtcacaatttactttgagaagtagagagaggagccaagtctccatacatggcATCAATTCCATGTATTGGCCACAGGGGGTAGGCGGTGCCGGCCATGTGTGGACAGTCTTGCaaaatcatggcgccatgaggcgcatgtgcagctcctcgaaccaattcttggttcttacttctttTAGTTCTGAAAAAttgatgtccgtgtgaagtctttctttaatacacagatcatcatgtcacgacctgagtgtcccaaacggtcatgccaaagcctatatgtgtcagaatcccatatcTCTCATggcatggttggattcaatgactcgaatagtggttgcatataactcactcgtttatgtccgtagtcattagaggtgatgcaaaggaactcttgtccattctcacaatgtgtttccacatgaaaaccattgaatcttatatctttcaaataaagtttgaattaaggtatgtccaagacattaagtaaaagaatcgacactttattcatagccaatgattacatcaaagcttcttaaccaaagtccaatccaaaaataaaaatcaaacttagatagattgtagtcactcaatccgttcagtgactccaatcaaatatgaccaagaaagtaggaagagatgtcggtggaccgaggctctcttaagtaccactaatctcaattactttcgtagacatcatacttaattaggtgagccaagtgagaaagagttaaaacaaaatgtcatttattgatttaaggcataactgccattacataattcttggaaataaaagactattctaaataaaaatctgcggcattttgtcttcatcgccagatttaaagtcttcttgaactcgatgtcttgatcactGTGAAGCAGCTACCTTCTTAGGTACTGCAAACTCAGgcccattgatcagacgttccatatcagaaagaGATACCATGAAAAGGATTCTCCCTTggttgaggcgcattggcgcaatgtgcatggtccctaggaccagtGGTGTTGGAAAGTGATGACCATGGCCAATGTTGggtccatggtttccaacccttctTCCCTCAAAATCACCGCTCCTACGGTCGCGTGATTGTCGCCTTGGGCGATTACCTTCTcgagcatttcgatcgtatggatcatgacgtcgatggcgactttctctagccatgggaCCATGCTCTTGATAGCCATCTTGaggcctatcaatttctctgttcatagcttcaataagctgttgaaaacttgtgatccgtcttgcatttacatgagtcctaAATAAATCACAGGACCTCATAGgatagacagggaaggtattgagggttttcttaatcaattgttcttctgtgatcgTCTTGCCACAAAAGTGCATCATTCCTGTGATGCGGAGaacttccgaataaaattgtatAACTATATCAAagtcagagaagcgaagatcattccattctgcttctaaattcggaaggatggagtcacgaacgttgccataACGTTCATGAAGCGCTTGCCATAGCTTtatagcgctatcctcatttatgaactcaaactggaggtcactaTCCAAGTGACGTTTCGTGAAGGTAAGTGCCCTgaaattatctttctcagtttaaGGATCTGGAGAtgtttctataggacaaagctcttggattgtatgcaataagtCACGAGCAAtaaggtggagctcaacatccTAAGCCCATAAGGTATCTTTTGcttgcataatccaatggaacaaaatcgagtatgttcgagtttgacatcctgaaaaagggtgaaataagaacgaattagtttcagagtcaatgcttccacgaacactaataataataagatttccgagctatgctaccaagaaatcgatttccaagaatatttggattagaccgaaacaatgatgtttaatatggtcacaatttgatgcttgcaGACGCTCTTAGTcagaatattatgaacactcttagttcattgattacgaacgctcttaggttcatttattatgaacactcttagttcattgattacgaacactcttagtccgTTTAGcttgaatccccacaattccgcttattaaataaCCAAACCCATGTTCGTATTATACAAATCttgcagcaaataaaggaatttaaagaCAAGAAACCATGAACTTTAATCGTAAAAACTTACTTATTGATTCAGGGTTTGAgtcacgcgcgtgttgatgcaggcgtgatggagcgaagctaACCGAGGAGATGATGAAGCGAGGCTTGCAGCGGGTCTTATGCGCGTGGGGCAGCAGGGGTTGTAGCGTTGCGGGGTTGCTGGTGTATTGCGGGGCTACAGGAGCAAGGGCAGTAGCAAGGCTAGCTGCTGCGGGGATGTTGCGCAAGGGTTGCGGGCGCGCTGGGTGTGCGGCAGAAGCGCAGGGGCGCGTCGCTGGAGGGTTGGCAGGAGCGCAGATTGCAGGGCAGGAGGCAGGGACTTGCGGTAGGGGTTGCAGGGCTTGCGGTAGGAAACTGCAGGGCGGAAGGCAGGACTTCACGGGCTAGGGCTTGCGGTAGCTTGCGACAGTTTTGCAGGCAGTAGCGCGCGGGCTTGCAGGGACGCAGGCAGCGATGGGCACGTACACGGATGCGTGTGCAGGGAGCAGTGGCAGCATGGGCTGCAGGGGCGCGCGCAAGTGTGCATGCAGGGTAGGCGAGCTGAGCAGGGCTGCGTGGGCTGGGTACAGGGCTGCGGGGGGCAGCAGTTGCGCGGTGGGGAGGCTGTAGGGGGCTGCGGTGCTTGCGGCAGTAAGCTGCAGGGCTTGTGGCTAGGGCTTGCAGCTAGGGTTGAAAAGCTGCGGcagtttttagggttttagggttttgttttttttttttcttgggctaGGATTAAAGCTCGTTCGGATAacgtcactactagaatttttgcCTTTAacatcggccagaaaccgatgttaaaaaaaaaatgtaccgaTGTCTTAGTaggtgatgttaaagatcggGAAAtcccagacatcggtttttagccgatgttaaaaatgactcTAGACATCAGTTTCTTATAAGCTCCCGATGTATAAAATGACTCTAGACATCGTTTGATTTATAAAAAACTGATTTTGTTTCCTACTATGACATCGTTTTACATAAGAAATATATTGATTTATATATCAGTATTAGACATAAGTTCAATAGAAAGAACTGATGTCCTTTGTCATTTATAACATCAGTTTGTTATTTGAAGTTGTTGTGTTTTCGTtctttttgcttcaatttctattttagaAGTGATTACTAACTCAGTTTCTTTGCTAGAGAAGTTTCACAATGAGAATACTAATGGTAAGCAAAAGAAAATTATCATTAATACTATTGATAAAAAGAGTACAAAGAGTAGGGAGAAGAGGATGTATGGCCTAAACTTCTCCAtatacaacaacaaaagaaaagaacaagattGAAGTCTTCCAAATAAACCATATGAAGACAAAAACGGTTTGTAGATACAGTAAaacga belongs to Rosa chinensis cultivar Old Blush chromosome 4, RchiOBHm-V2, whole genome shotgun sequence and includes:
- the LOC121052809 gene encoding glutamate receptor 2.7-like; translation: MAAIVGAYSWLEVVLIYENTEYGNSLIPYLEDAFQKVGARVPHRSVIPHHYNDREILKELNRLNSTRARIFLVHMTASLGSKLFLLASKAGMMIEGYGWIVTEGLSTLLDPVGSRTMNSMQGVVGVRPYIPMSKELEDFVLRMKIFRFRKSRITGVNLFGLWAYDTVWALAMAVEKVGIASRVDLASLGTGDKGQNLLEAILDLKFENLSGNFRLVKGQLEASTFEVFNVIGGKERIFGYWNQKKGLSRKLNRAAELDKRKTLEKPIWPRYTTDIPPKLRIGVPMEQGFNEFLKFENNHHISGFSADIFFAAKYDAVVGDTTIVANRSLYVDFMLPYTESGVSMMVLTEDSERNSLWIFLKPLSLDLWLTTGVAFIFTGFVIWLLEHRENTEFRGPPQQQLGMIFWFSFSTLAFPIGSPLVSYMSRAILNMTQDKNQMDRIQLTYFDYFDNKPTCEDQSAKISSEGPSLRVSSFGGLFIIAGVASMVALLMCMRDGAKLTEEMMKRGLQRVLCAWGSRGCSVAGLLVYCGATGARAVARLAAAGMLRKGCGRAGCAAEAQGRVAGGLAGAQIAGQEAGTCGRGCRACGRKLQGGRQDFTG